The Chitinophagales bacterium DNA segment ATTATCTCTCATTTTAGTAAACTCTTTTAACATCTCATTTGAAAAACCATATTCAATATTAAAAACTACTTCATAAACTATAGTATCAATTTTAGTTTCTCTATATGAGAAATCAACATCTTCTTTTTTTATATAACCATCTTTTGTTTTTATACTATCTATATAATTAAAAACTTCCCAAGATTTTAATCCTGCATTCATTTTTACCAAACCACCCAAATTTCCTGGAAGTTTTGCTAAAAATTCTAAGTTTTTAATATCATGTTTTCTTGTATATGTTAAAAGTTTTCCACTTGTTGTTGCACAACCAACATATAGTTTATTTCCCTCTTGTCTTATATAATCAAACGCTTCACCTAAAATTGCAAATTTTTTATCTGTATTTTGTGAAACTAATAAATTATTAGCTCGTCCTATAATTTGATAATCACTATAATCACCTATTTCATTAATTACTAAAACATCTAATGTAGGTCCAATTCTTATTGATGAATATCTTGTAAAATCTATTGTTCTAATACTATTTTGCATCAATTATCTTGCTCTTAACTCTTCATATTCACTTGGTATTAAAAAATCTTCTGCTTTAATCAAATTTTGATAAAAACCATTTTTATATCCCAGTTCAAATAATTTATCAAGTGCTTTATATTGTATTTCACTCATTTTAACTGAATTATCATTTGCATATAAATCTAAATATTTATCAAGCGTTGGCGCATCAACTCTAATTAAACCTTTTTCTAAAAGCATAGGAGCTAAAACTTTTCTATTTTTATTTGCAACTTCAACAGCTTTTATAAGTGTATTTTCATAATTAATTGCATTATTAAGAGGAATTGAACGACGTAAGCACATTCCGCCAAGAGGTAAAGGTAATCCACCACCACTTAATTCCAACCAAACATCCCACATTTCACGTTCAACTTCTAATTCATTGTCATAAGTTAATATTGATTCATGAATTAATACACCTGCATCTACTGTTCCATCAAGAACTGCTTTTTCAATATCTAAGAAATTCATATATGTAATTCTTGCATTTGGATAAGCAATTTTAAACAAAAGTGCATTTGTTGTAAATTCTCCACTAAGAGCTACTTTAAAATTCTTTTTAAGAACAGTTCCTTTTTTCTTTATAAGTTTTGGTCCGTAACCTTCACCAAAAGATACAGCTGTTTTTAAAAGTGCGTAATCATCTTTAACAAAAGGATATAAAGCAAAAGAGATTGCACAAATATCATATACACCTTTTAATGTAGCCTGATTTAATGTCTCTATATCTAAAGCTATATTATCAAATTTTGCATCATCTGGAGTCACCCAACCAAATTTAATTGCATAATACATAAAAATATCATCTGCATCAGGTGAATGTCCTACACTAATATTTTTCAAAATCGTTCCTTTTTATTTATAAATCATATTCAAATTTTAATTTCTTGATTATATCAAAGATAGAACTTGCATATAAAACACCTGTATTACTACTGAATCTCCAGCCTGTATTATAACTTGCCCAAATTCTAACCCAATTTTCTTTATGAATTTCTCGCCAATAATCAATCTCAACAATAGCATTTGCTGTTGCAAATCCCACATCTGTTAAAAGTTTTTTTGCAAAATAATTTCTATTTTGTATATTATCTTCAACTTTTTGTCTTCTAATAACACTTTTTATATTTGATTGAAAAAGTCCATAATCATTACTTACACTATTTATTTGTTTTTTGCCAACTGAAGACTCTTTTATTGCAATTGCCATTAAAGTATATTTCATCATAGTGTCATCAGTTAATGTTTTTATTTTCTTTAAAATTATTAAATCTGTATTTGTTAATCCCAAAGAGTTTGAATAACTAAAACTAAAAACTAAAAAAATTAAAAGTAAGATTTTTTTCATAGATGAAGTTTACAATAATTCTAATCATTTTTCCAAATGATTAGAACTTGTAAATAGGATTAAAATCCTGAATTAGTAACATAAGTACCAATAATATTTAATAAAGGCTCAACTAATAAAATAGAGATTATTGCTAAAAGAACTGCCAAACCAACTACTGATTTCATTGGTGTTGTTGCATTTTGCATAAACTTTGTATTACTAATTCCTACTTCTGGATCTCTTAAGAACATATAAGAAACAGGTCTTAAATAATAGTATGCAGCTATTGCTGAATTTAATACTATAATCACAGCTAAAGCAATATGCCCTGCATTTACAGCACTTGCTATTAAATACATTTTACCCCAAAATAGTGCAAAAGGTGGAAGTCCAGCTAATGCAAATAAAAATAATCCTAAAATTGACGCTGTAAATGGAGAAATTTGAGCAAGTCCTGAGAACTTCTTAAATGTATATGGAGATTCATAATCGTTATACTCTTTTCCTCTATTTAACCAAAGCATACCAAATGCTCCAAAGTTTGTAATTGTGAATAAAATCCAATATAAAAATAGTGCTGTTGTTGCTTGATGTGTTCCAATTACAATAGCAGCCATTGCCATACCTGCATTTGAAATTGAAGAGTAAGCTAACATTCTTTTTATATCTTTTTGTTGTAAAGCAATTAAATTTGGAATAGTCATTGTTAAAATAACTGTTACATAAAGCATCGTTTGAATAATTGCATCATTTGCATGAATAAATATTTCAAAAAATCTTAGTGCTACAACAAACCCTGCCATTTTTGGAACAACTGATAAAAATCCTGCCATTGCTGAAGTTGAACCTTGATAAACATCTGGAACCCAAGTATGATATGGGAATAAAGATAATTTAAATCCAAGAGCAGCAAACATAAATACAAATCCAACTAAAACTAAAACATAATTAGCATAATTCTCTTTTGATAAGAATCCATCTTGAGTAACCACTTGTGCTATTTGAGATAGTTCTACACTTCCTGTAATTGCATAAAATATCATAGATCCAAATACAAAAAATCCAGCCGTTAAAGCACCCATTGTAAAATATTTAATAGCAGCTTCAATAGATACCATTCTATTATGCATAGCAATCATTGTATATAAAGCAAGAGATGATGTTTCAAGTCCAACAAAAATCATAATCAAAGAGTCAGAACTAACCATAAACTGTAATCCTGCAATCGCTAAAAGGTAAAGTGCAAAATATTCAGCGTATCTAAACTCTTGAAATCTTAATTTTGATAAACCTAAAAGAACAAAAAGTATTCCTCCACCTATAATTATACATTGAGATAAAACTGCTATCCCATCTAAAAGCATAATATCAAATACTCCTCTTTCATCACCACTAAATGCTAAAAGAGTAAATAAATCAAATACTAAAAATAGAACTACCAAAATTACATAAAGAGATTTATGTTTATTAGTGTTAAATATATCAGTTAATATAATAGCTAAAGCACCAATAATGGCAACAGACATAGGTACTATTGTTCCTAGATTTAAACTCTCTAGGCTTACGTTAATAGGCTCAATCATTATTTAACCTCCCCAATAGAGTTTAAAGCTCTTAGTTTTTCTTTTGTATCTTCATTAACTGCTTTTATTTCCATAACTTTTGTAAGATGAGTAACAGAAGTATTCAATGGGTCTAAAATCACTTTTGGATATATTCCAAGAGCGATGATTAA contains these protein-coding regions:
- the murB gene encoding UDP-N-acetylmuramate dehydrogenase (catalyzes the reduction of UDP-N-acetylglucosamine enolpyruvate to form UDP-N-acetylmuramate in peptidoglycan biosynthesis) is translated as MQNSIRTIDFTRYSSIRIGPTLDVLVINEIGDYSDYQIIGRANNLLVSQNTDKKFAILGEAFDYIRQEGNKLYVGCATTSGKLLTYTRKHDIKNLEFLAKLPGNLGGLVKMNAGLKSWEVFNYIDSIKTKDGYIKKEDVDFSYRETKIDTIVYEVVFNIEYGFSNEMLKEFTKMRDN
- a CDS encoding succinate--CoA ligase, with translation MKNISVGHSPDADDIFMYYAIKFGWVTPDDAKFDNIALDIETLNQATLKGVYDICAISFALYPFVKDDYALLKTAVSFGEGYGPKLIKKKGTVLKKNFKVALSGEFTTNALLFKIAYPNARITYMNFLDIEKAVLDGTVDAGVLIHESILTYDNELEVEREMWDVWLELSGGGLPLPLGGMCLRRSIPLNNAINYENTLIKAVEVANKNRKVLAPMLLEKGLIRVDAPTLDKYLDLYANDNSVKMSEIQYKALDKLFELGYKNGFYQNLIKAEDFLIPSEYEELRAR
- a CDS encoding transglycosylase SLT domain-containing protein, with amino-acid sequence MKKILLLIFLVFSFSYSNSLGLTNTDLIILKKIKTLTDDTMMKYTLMAIAIKESSVGKKQINSVSNDYGLFQSNIKSVIRRQKVEDNIQNRNYFAKKLLTDVGFATANAIVEIDYWREIHKENWVRIWASYNTGWRFSSNTGVLYASSIFDIIKKLKFEYDL
- the nuoN gene encoding NADH-quinone oxidoreductase subunit NuoN; translated protein: MIEPINVSLESLNLGTIVPMSVAIIGALAIILTDIFNTNKHKSLYVILVVLFLVFDLFTLLAFSGDERGVFDIMLLDGIAVLSQCIIIGGGILFVLLGLSKLRFQEFRYAEYFALYLLAIAGLQFMVSSDSLIMIFVGLETSSLALYTMIAMHNRMVSIEAAIKYFTMGALTAGFFVFGSMIFYAITGSVELSQIAQVVTQDGFLSKENYANYVLVLVGFVFMFAALGFKLSLFPYHTWVPDVYQGSTSAMAGFLSVVPKMAGFVVALRFFEIFIHANDAIIQTMLYVTVILTMTIPNLIALQQKDIKRMLAYSSISNAGMAMAAIVIGTHQATTALFLYWILFTITNFGAFGMLWLNRGKEYNDYESPYTFKKFSGLAQISPFTASILGLFLFALAGLPPFALFWGKMYLIASAVNAGHIALAVIIVLNSAIAAYYYLRPVSYMFLRDPEVGISNTKFMQNATTPMKSVVGLAVLLAIISILLVEPLLNIIGTYVTNSGF